The Anaerolineales bacterium genome contains a region encoding:
- a CDS encoding response regulator, with protein sequence MDNPEEDARRELLLVVEDDPAMLVALRDILEAAGYPVLAAANGKVALDLLVEQTPALILSDISMPVMDGIELFQAVRRLPVGALIPFIFLTARGTREDIFAAKALGADDYITKPITSQELLSAVQARLQRTGELMLAQLKSAYKASLSMLANAIEARDRSTRSHVERVSAYASAIARELQWDEEKIDALEFGSILHDIGKIAIREAILCKTGKLSADEWQEMRQHPEVGARMIEPIPYLARAIPVVFHHHERWNGSGYPRGLGSESIPEGARLLAVVDTFDAMTSDRPYRPAVSPESALEEIVRQSGVQFDPAMVDAFRRCWVRGDIARILDQFHASEG encoded by the coding sequence ATGGATAATCCCGAAGAAGACGCGAGGCGAGAGCTGCTCTTGGTTGTCGAGGACGACCCGGCGATGCTGGTCGCCCTGCGCGACATCCTGGAGGCCGCAGGCTATCCGGTGCTGGCGGCAGCCAACGGGAAGGTGGCCCTCGACCTGCTCGTCGAACAGACCCCGGCACTGATTCTCTCGGACATCTCGATGCCCGTGATGGACGGCATCGAGCTTTTCCAGGCCGTCCGCCGCCTGCCCGTCGGAGCCTTGATTCCGTTCATCTTCCTCACCGCCCGCGGGACGCGCGAGGACATCTTCGCGGCCAAGGCCCTCGGCGCCGATGACTACATCACCAAGCCCATCACCAGCCAAGAGCTCCTGTCGGCCGTCCAGGCACGCCTGCAGCGCACCGGGGAGCTGATGCTCGCCCAGCTCAAGTCCGCCTACAAAGCCAGCCTGAGCATGCTGGCCAACGCTATCGAAGCCCGCGATCGGTCCACTCGCTCGCACGTCGAGCGGGTCAGCGCCTATGCCTCCGCCATTGCCCGTGAATTGCAGTGGGACGAAGAGAAGATCGATGCCCTGGAGTTTGGTTCCATCCTGCACGACATCGGCAAGATCGCCATCCGAGAGGCCATCCTGTGCAAGACAGGCAAGCTCTCCGCCGATGAGTGGCAGGAGATGCGCCAGCATCCTGAGGTGGGCGCCCGAATGATCGAGCCCATCCCATACCTGGCCAGGGCGATTCCCGTCGTGTTTCATCACCACGAGCGCTGGAATGGCAGCGGCTATCCCCGGGGTCTGGGCAGCGAATCGATTCCCGAAGGCGCCCGGTTGCTGGCGGTGGTCGATACCTTCGACGCCATGACCTCCGACCGACCGTACCGCCCGGCAGTCAGCCCCGAGTCGGCGCTGGAGGAGATCGTCCGCCAGTCCGGGGTACAGTTCGACCCGGCCATGGTCGATGCCTTCCGCCGCTGTTGGGTACGTGGGGACATTGCCCGCATCCTGGATCAGTTCCATGCCAGCGAGGGCTGA
- the smpB gene encoding SsrA-binding protein SmpB translates to MEDGIKVVATNRKAQHDYFLEERLEAGMALKGTEIKSIRMGQVSIREAFVQLDQGELWLQNAHIAPYDPASHMNHDPKRPRKLLLHRREIAKLEGTIRQRGYSLIPTRLYLKAGRAKLEIALARGKRQYDKRRALAEKDARRAMQRELGRRG, encoded by the coding sequence TTGGAAGACGGGATCAAGGTTGTCGCCACCAACCGCAAGGCGCAACATGACTACTTCCTCGAGGAGCGCCTGGAGGCCGGTATGGCCCTCAAGGGGACGGAGATCAAGTCGATCCGCATGGGTCAGGTCAGCATCCGGGAGGCGTTCGTGCAGCTCGATCAAGGCGAACTGTGGCTGCAGAACGCGCACATCGCTCCCTACGACCCGGCCAGTCACATGAACCACGATCCGAAGCGGCCCCGCAAGCTGCTTCTCCATCGGCGGGAGATCGCCAAGCTGGAGGGGACGATTCGGCAACGCGGCTATTCCCTGATCCCCACCCGGCTGTACTTGAAGGCCGGCCGGGCTAAGCTGGAGATCGCCTTGGCGCGCGGCAAGCGCCAGTATGACAAGCGCAGGGCGCTGGCGGAGAAGGATGCCCGCCGAGCGATGCAGCGAGAACTCGGCCGGCGCGGCTGA